A genomic stretch from Rhodomicrobium vannielii ATCC 17100 includes:
- a CDS encoding UDP-2,3-diacylglucosamine diphosphatase — protein MRYRAIFLSDMHLAARACRSEDLLSFLKSHDAAVIFLVGDVIDFWRLRRGPSWRASQTEVIQQFLAKAQAGTRLVYIPGNHDEELRILAGTTLGTLEVRLRAIHDTADGRRFLVVHGDEFDDVVNKARWLAVLGDIAYDVASAVNVGVNVVRRAMGMSYWSLSAWLKYRAKRIFNGSKFEGLLTAEARRVGATGVICGHIHHACVRIIDGVQYVNTGDWVDSGTAVVEHFDGRLEIVRWTDQLRAIESKPSKTPVAPVTS, from the coding sequence GTGAGATACCGCGCCATCTTTCTCTCGGACATGCACCTCGCCGCGCGAGCATGCCGCTCCGAGGACTTATTGAGTTTTTTGAAGTCCCACGACGCCGCCGTGATCTTCCTCGTAGGGGATGTGATCGATTTTTGGCGGCTTCGGCGGGGACCGAGTTGGCGTGCCTCGCAGACAGAGGTGATCCAGCAGTTTCTGGCCAAGGCGCAGGCCGGTACGCGCCTCGTCTACATCCCCGGCAATCATGACGAAGAACTGCGCATTCTCGCGGGCACGACGCTTGGCACGCTTGAGGTGCGCCTGCGCGCGATCCACGACACGGCGGACGGCCGTCGCTTCCTCGTCGTCCACGGCGATGAGTTCGACGATGTCGTGAACAAGGCGCGATGGCTCGCCGTGCTGGGCGACATCGCTTATGACGTTGCATCGGCTGTGAATGTCGGGGTCAACGTCGTGCGCCGCGCAATGGGCATGTCCTACTGGTCGCTGTCGGCGTGGCTGAAGTACCGCGCGAAGCGCATTTTCAACGGCAGCAAATTCGAGGGCCTGCTCACGGCCGAAGCCCGCCGCGTCGGCGCAACCGGCGTGATCTGCGGCCACATCCATCATGCCTGCGTGCGCATCATCGATGGCGTACAGTACGTCAACACCGGCGATTGGGTGGACAGCGGAACCGCCGTCGTCGAGCATTTCGACGGGCGGCTCGAAATCGTCCGCTGGACGGATCAACTCCGCGCGATCGAATCGAAGCCGTCCAAAACGCCGGTCGCGCCCGTGACCTCGTAA